DNA from Pseudomonadota bacterium:
GGACGCCCGCCTCCCTGGCCTTCTGCGCCGCCCGCGCGAGCTGCGACGGGGAGAGATCGATCCCGGTGACGTCGTAGCCCCGCCGCGCGAGCTCGATCGCGTGCCGGCCGGTCCCGCAGCCGACGTCCAGGATCCGGGTCCGCTTGTCCCTGCCGATCTCCCGCTCGATGAAGCCGACCTCCTGTCGCGTGCCCCGCGTGAAGACCTCCGTGTCGTAGGTCCGCGCGTAGTCGGTGAACAGCTCCTCGTACCACTGCCGCATTCGGGCCTCCTTCTACCTCCCGACGAGGATCACGGTGCTCTGGGCGTTGACGTGGTAGCCGTCCTGCCGGTCGAGCCGGATCTCCTCGCCCGGCTCGGCCGCGTCGTCGGGGGCCCCGAGGCTCGTGTCGACCGCGCGGTACCACTCGAACCCCGCCGACGGCTTCGGCAGCGCGAACGCCCGCGCCCCCGCCGAGGCGTTCATGGCGACGTAGAGATCGCAGCTGCCGCCCGCGGGCATTCCCGCCTCGATCGCCCGCTCGCAGCCCTGGAGCCGGAACGCGAGGTGGCGCAGCTCCCGATCGAACCAGCTCGGCTCGCGGAGCCGCTCGTCGAACCACTGCACGTCGAGGATGCCGTCCGCGTTGCGATCCGCGCCCGACAGGAAAGACAGGCCGCGCAGGGCTGGATGCGAACGGCGCAACGCCATCAGCTTGCGGCAGAACGCGAAGAAGCCGCTGTTCTTCTCGAGCAGGGTCCAGTCGATCCAGCTCGTCGCGTTGTCCTGGCAGTAGGCGTTGTTGTTGCCCCCCTGCGTGCGCAGCATCTCGTCGCCGCCCAGGATCATCGGCACCCCGTGGGAGAGCATGAGCGCCGCAAACAGGTTGCGGGCGGCCTGCCCGCGCGGGCGGAGGACGTCCGGATCGTCGGTCGGCCCCTCGAACCCCCAGTTGCACGAGTCGTTGTTCGGGTTGCCGTCGCGGTTCTCCTCGAGGTTCGCCTCGTTGTGCTTGTGCGCGTACGAGACGAGATCGTTCAGGGTGAAGCCGTCGTGACAGGTGACGAAGTTGATGCTCGAGTACGGCGTGCGGCCGTCGTCGCTGTACAGATCCGCGCTGCCGGCGAGCCGGGTCGCGAGCTCGGGCACGAGCCCCGGATCACCCCGCCAGAAGCGGCGCGTGCAGTCGCGGTAGCGGCCGTTCCACTCGGACCACTCGAGCGGGAAGTTGCCGACCTGGTACGAGTCGCCGGCGATGTCCCACGGCTCGGCGATCAGCTTGACGCGCGAGATCACCGGATCCTGGTGCACGGCCATGAAGAAGCCGCAGATGTGATCGAAGCGGCCCCGCTCGCGGCCGAGCGCGGACGCCAGATCGAAGCGGAAGCCGTCCACGTGC
Protein-coding regions in this window:
- the glgX gene encoding glycogen debranching protein GlgX; this translates as MRSLTVTPGAYYPLGATVTRTGVNFALFSRHATRVELELFHRPGDDRPSRTIAVENRTRFVWHCHVQGLRPGQAYGYRVDGPDRPELGHRFNRHKLLMDPYARAFSGSFYGDGRLHLGSEPVDNAAFAARSLVVDDAFDWGDDAPPAIPLPETVIYEAHVKGLTAHPSAGADKPGTYLGAIEKIPHLLRLGVNAIELLPVHEHHAEERLTALGLTNYWGYNTVGFFAPDQRYAASRKPGAAVAEFKRMVQAFHAAGIEVILDVVYNHTGEGGEGGPTLCFRGIDNAVYYHLDRDDRRRYVDFSGCGNTLNLDEPAVLKVVMDSLRYWVEAMHVDGFRFDLASALGRERGRFDHICGFFMAVHQDPVISRVKLIAEPWDIAGDSYQVGNFPLEWSEWNGRYRDCTRRFWRGDPGLVPELATRLAGSADLYSDDGRTPYSSINFVTCHDGFTLNDLVSYAHKHNEANLEENRDGNPNNDSCNWGFEGPTDDPDVLRPRGQAARNLFAALMLSHGVPMILGGDEMLRTQGGNNNAYCQDNATSWIDWTLLEKNSGFFAFCRKLMALRRSHPALRGLSFLSGADRNADGILDVQWFDERLREPSWFDRELRHLAFRLQGCERAIEAGMPAGGSCDLYVAMNASAGARAFALPKPSAGFEWYRAVDTSLGAPDDAAEPGEEIRLDRQDGYHVNAQSTVILVGR